AGCTAACCACTGCCCCAGAAGGTCGATTGTTGGCGAAAATGAGTCCAGATGCAATCTATACATCATTCAGAGTTTTGAATTCAAAATTCAGATTTAAATTTCGTCCGAAATTTTTTCGGGATTTCGCGGTTACCGCGGTAACCGGGAATTTCGGTGCCCCACGAGAAAAAAGGTGCACTCGGAATCCAAATCCTTGTCCCCAACTGTACTAGCAGGCCACACCAGCGTGATCATCTCTCCATATATGGACCACATCCAGGCGGCACAGGCCAGAGTTACTTAGAAATAGCACTAGACTCTGCGCAAGATCAGTCTGCTGCCAAAGAAGCGAGCGAGATGGCCCGGCTCCTCTCTTTCGTCCCCATCTCCCTCCTCCTGCTAGCTAgcctcgccgccggcgccggcgccgcagcAGCCGCGGATCCAGGGGAAGGGGGCCCCAGGATCAGCACACAGTACGCGAGCGAGGAGGAGTCCCGGTGGCTGGACCGCTGGGCGGAGAAGCATCTGCCCCACGGGCACGGTTCCGGCCAAGCCATCGAGATTCAGCCGGGCAGCGACGAGGAGTCGGCGCAACTGAGCCGCATGTTCCCCGGCAACGCCTACATCGGCCACATTGAGTATGACAAGGACCATCCGTATGTACCCTCCTTCTTACACCCATCATTCATGCGTGCCCACTTACTGAATCTTGCTCCGCTTGCTTTGCTACCACTCACGACCATACTGAATTTCGCTTCTGCTGTGCAGCTTTGGCAGAATCGTGGTGGATGCCTTCCACTCCAAAGCTCGCCAGGCCAAGCCGAACGATGATCCGCAGAACCACGAGGAGTCCCACTCCCACGCCGAGGTAGCTAGACGATGAATTCGGCGCGTATTGCATCAGTGATTCAACTTGTCTTGTGTTAATCCTTGTGATTCTCTTCGCAGCATGACGTGAAGGATCTTTAGGAGCGTTGGCACCTAGCCGGTGAGGCCGGCTGGCCATATCCATGACCTTGTCGATGGACAGAATAACGACGGATGACTGAGGAGTTCATTTCGTGCATCATTAGCCTGTTTTAGTAGCTATGGGGTTTGTCCTCAGAGAGATTAGTCGAGTCGTTGTCTActgtctagtagtagtagtagtaattctGGTTTATTCTGCCGTGTGGTGCTCTCCATTTGCAATTTGTCTTTGTTTAGCTAAATCCATTTGGTTATTTAGAAATATCTCTTAGTACTTCTTGGATCTAGATTCCATTAAAGCAGATGTAAAATCATCTAAAGAACCGTAATCAAACCCATACTGCGCAAAAAAAGACTAAATCACACTGCTTCCTCCATATAAAGTTCATGTGGAACAAAATTTGAATAATGTCAAGTTTTTGGGACCGAGGTATGTAGTACACAACAAGGAATACGGAACATGCAGTTTTTCATTATTTGAAAACATGGTGCAGGTTCATGAAAGAAATAAATAACGGGTGAGAAAAGAATTTCGCATGCTGCGAAATCAAGCAAATATTGATGGCCAACCCTTTTACCGTGAAACAAAGAATCGGTTTCACTTTCAACTTTGTACTGGCGAGCAAACGGAAGCCACA
The sequence above is a segment of the Triticum dicoccoides isolate Atlit2015 ecotype Zavitan chromosome 1A, WEW_v2.0, whole genome shotgun sequence genome. Coding sequences within it:
- the LOC119361903 gene encoding uncharacterized protein LOC119361903; translation: MARLLSFVPISLLLLASLAAGAGAAAAADPGEGGPRISTQYASEEESRWLDRWAEKHLPHGHGSGQAIEIQPGSDEESAQLSRMFPGNAYIGHIEYDKDHPFGRIVVDAFHSKARQAKPNDDPQNHEESHSHAEHDVKDL